Proteins encoded in a region of the Capra hircus breed San Clemente chromosome 3, ASM170441v1, whole genome shotgun sequence genome:
- the SH2D1B gene encoding SH2 domain-containing protein 1B isoform X2: MDLPYYHGPLSKRDCETLLLKEGVDGNYLLRDSESMPGVLCLCVSFKNFVYTYRIFKEKHGYYNIQTVEGVKREVFPNLNELISKFEKPNQGLMFHLVNPIKRTRSCLRWRRSKIELDENSGSDYVDVLP, from the exons ATGGATCTGCCTTATTACCATGGCCCTCTGTCCAAGCGAGACTGTGAGACCTTGCTGCTCAAGGAAGGAGTGGATGGCAACTATCTGTTAAGAGACAGCGAGTCGATGCCCGGGGTCCTGTGCCTCTGCGTCTC gtttaaaaattttgtctACACATACCGAATCTTCAAAGAGAAACATGGGTATTACAACATACAG ACTGTGGAAGGTGTTAAACGAGAGGTCTTTCCAAACCTAAATGAACTGATCTCCAAGTTTGAAAAGCCAAATCAAGGACTGATGTTTCACCTCGTAAACCCAATAAAGAGAACCAGATCCTGCCTGAGATGGAGAAGATCGAAGATAGAGTTGGATG AGAACAGTGGCAGCGACTATGTGGATGTCCTGCCTTGA
- the SH2D1B gene encoding SH2 domain-containing protein 1B isoform X1, with protein sequence MDLPYYHGPLSKRDCETLLLKEGVDGNYLLRDSESMPGVLCLCVSFKNFVYTYRIFKEKHGYYNIQTVEGVKREVFPNLNELISKFEKPNQGLMFHLVNPIKRTRSCLRWRRSKIELDGIYENSGSDYVDVLP encoded by the exons ATGGATCTGCCTTATTACCATGGCCCTCTGTCCAAGCGAGACTGTGAGACCTTGCTGCTCAAGGAAGGAGTGGATGGCAACTATCTGTTAAGAGACAGCGAGTCGATGCCCGGGGTCCTGTGCCTCTGCGTCTC gtttaaaaattttgtctACACATACCGAATCTTCAAAGAGAAACATGGGTATTACAACATACAG ACTGTGGAAGGTGTTAAACGAGAGGTCTTTCCAAACCTAAATGAACTGATCTCCAAGTTTGAAAAGCCAAATCAAGGACTGATGTTTCACCTCGTAAACCCAATAAAGAGAACCAGATCCTGCCTGAGATGGAGAAGATCGAAGATAGAGTTGGATGGTATTTATG AGAACAGTGGCAGCGACTATGTGGATGTCCTGCCTTGA